One region of Culex pipiens pallens isolate TS chromosome 2, TS_CPP_V2, whole genome shotgun sequence genomic DNA includes:
- the LOC120421350 gene encoding rho GTPase-activating protein Graf isoform X1, translating to MVIGKLQPLEFTDCLLDSPEFRENLNQHEKELEKTSQQIKRIIKEVKDLLAAAKNLSRAQRTLSKSLNEFNFECIGSTQTDDEQVIADSLKQFSKLISAIEEERDNMLDRAHDQIVGPLEEFRKCHIGGVKENKKKYDKKTAKFCQAQERFLNMSSKKPGSAVVEADASLGMLEREYLQESLSYVLGIQEVQERIKFEFVEIILRFISDWLVFYHLGHEVAEDAKDYLSDLQLKVQKTRENFDETRQKAQELKHRYMESKMKPESEYTKQGYLFLMEKSKIKAFTATWSKYYCTYKKQSKKFSMLQFNQISGRSQSSTEVLTLASCTRRLSEFEKRYCFDLIFEERPAITYTFQALSEEDRKAWLNAMDGKEPTYLAPATNHNEDGHLDEVGFAFVRKCIEVLERRGLEEEGLYRIGGVSTKITKLLNMGLDRKKTEKDRLMFFNDEQSSDVLESKTIASALKHYLRNLNEPLMTFRLHHSFISSAKQETRQGRLSDVHQLIHRLPKNHFEMLDIVIRHLKSVALKSDKNKMSVFNLGVVFGPTLLRSAEETVAAILDIKFNNVVIEILIDNYDKIFKTQPGKSTDYLPHTNTSPPLAMQRSYAGIGSGGGGGGGGLSIVGGSYAKERSATYSQPVVRVVAKSNYTEPVMSSSLQNISNGLSLYSKGTNHYPTYEAKPKIISSINSSTPSLLRDTTLSPREISIDTRESTYLKSAPSTITINSHNSPPPPGHNHQQLVRQDGGGGGGGGGGGGGGGGNNPIYQSTYQSHLLHSRGDPSAMIRGGSAGSDSIYGATTGMHKLGGHPNPMTSSDSNLTSTRKELSIYDRINSTSSSNESVCSSSSRDLNHSYGSSRAVMPSWEYAGSGNGSIGLVSSALSKFNIQRDDASQGYIPKKTQRMKGLTRHTKLVTPRDNLRVRTLYACLAENDGELSFEPNQIITNVKRSNEPGWLEGTLNGKSGLIPENYVEVLK from the exons ATTTGTCCCGGGCACAGCGGACCCTGTCCAAGAGTCTGAACGAGTTCAACTTTGAGTGCATCGGCTCGACCCAAACCGACGACGAGCAGGTGATAGCCGACAGTCTGAAGCAGTTTAGTAAGCTCATATCGGCGATAGAGGAAGAACGTGATAATATG TTGGATCGAGCGCACGATCAAATCGTGGGACCGCTGGAGGAGTTTCGCAAGTGTCATATCGGAGGCGTGAAGGAGAACAAGAAAAAGTACGACAAAAAGACTGCCAAATTTTGCCAGGCGCAAGAAAGGTTCCTTAACATGTCCTCGAAGAAGCCGGGATCGGCCGTCGTGGAG GCAGATGCATCATTAGGAATGCTAGAGAGAGAATACCTGCAGGAGTCCCTCAGTTATGTTCTGGGCATACAGGAAGTGCAGGAAAGGATAAAGTTCGAGTTTGtggaaataattttaa GATTCATTTCCGACTGGCTGGTGTTTTACCATCTCGGCCATGAAGTAGCGGAAGATGCCAAAGACTACCTATCAGATCTCCAACTTAAAGTGCAAAAG ACGAGGGAAAACTTTGATGAAACTCGGCAGAAGGCGCAGGAGCTAAAACACAGATACATGGAGAGTAAAATGAAACCAGAGAGCGAGTACACCAAACAGGGCTACCTGTTTCTTATGGAAAAGAGTAAGATTA AGGCATTCACGGCAACATGGTCCAAATACTACTGTACGTACAAAAAGCAGAGCAAAAAGTTCTCCATGCTGCAGTTCAACCAAATATCGGGTCGATCG CAATCGTCAACGGAAGTGCTAACGTTGGCCTCGTGCACGCGCCGGCTGTCGGAGTTTGAGAAGCGGTACTGCTTCGACCTGATCTTCGAGGAGCGACCGGCGATCACGTACACGTTTCAGGCGCTCAGCGAGGAGGATCGCAAGGCGTGGCTGAACGCCATGGACGGCAAGGAACCG ACATACCTAGCCCCAGCGACAAATCACAACGAGGATGGTCATCTGGACGAGGTCGGGTTCGCGTTCGTACGCAAGTGTATTGAAGTGCTGGAGCGGCGGGGGTTGGAGGAGGAG GGTTTGTACCGGATCGGCGGCGTGAGTACAAAGATAACAAAGTTATTGAACATGGGACTAGATAGGAAAAAGACTGAGAAGGAtagattgatgttttttaatgaCGAGCAAAGCTCGGATGTATTAGAGAGTAAGACGATAGCAAGTGCACTGAAGCATTATTTAAGAAACCTGAACGAGCCGCTGATGACGTTTCGGTTGCACCACTCGTTCATCTCGTCGGCAA AGCAAGAGACGCGACAGGGTCGCTTGAGCGATGTTCACCAGCTGATACACAGGTTACCGAAGAACCACTTTGAAATGCTGGACATTGTCATCAGGCATCTGAAGTC CGTGGCCCTCAAGTCGGACAAGAACAAGATGTCCGTGTTCAACCTGGGCGTCGTGTTCGGGCCAACGCTGCTGCGCTCCGCGGAGGAAACCGTCGCTGCCATATTAGACATCAAGTTCAACAACGTTGTGATAGAGATCCTGATTGATAACTAcgacaaaatcttcaaaacgcAGCCGGGCAAGAGCACGGACTATTT GCCCCACACAAACACGAGCCCACCGTTAGCGATGCAGCGATCGTACGCCGGAATCGGcagcggaggaggaggaggtggcgGCGGCCTCAGTATCGTCGGCGGGAGCTATGCCAAAGAACGCAGCGCTACTTATTCCCAGCCCGTGGTGCGGGTCGTTGCCAAGTCAAATTACACCGAGCCGGTTATGTCGTCGAGCCTGCAGAACATCTCCAACGGGCTGTCGCTGTACAGCAAAGGAACCAATCACTATCCCACCTACGAGGCGAAACCGAAGATCATCTCGTCGATCAACAGTTCCACGCCGTCGCTGTTGCGCGACACGACGCTGTCCCCGCGGGAAATTAGCATAGACACGCGGGAGAGCACGTACCTCAAGTCGGCACCCTCCACGATCACCATCAACAGCCACAACAGTCCACCACCGCCTGGTCACAATCACCAGCAGTTGGTGAGGCAGGATGGcgggggaggaggaggaggtggggGAGGGGGTGGAGGCGGCGGCGGTAACAATCCGATCTATCAAAGTACCTACCAGAGTCACCTGCTGCACAGTCGGGGCGACCCGTCGGCGATGATCCGCGGCGGGAGTGCCGGATCGGACAGCATCTACGGTGCCACGACGGGCATGCACAAACTGGGCGGCCATCCGAACCCGATGACCAGCAGTGATTCGAACCTGACCAGCACCCGCAAAGAGCTGTCCATCTACGATCGGATAAACTCCACCAGCAGTTCGAACGAGTCCGTCTGTTCGTCGTCTAGTCGGGATCTGAACCATTCGTACGGCAGCAGTCGGGCGGTGATGCCCAGCTGGGAGTACGCGGGCTCGGGCAACGGAAGCATCGGGTTGGTCAGTAGTGCGCTGAGTAAGTTCAACATTCAACGGGACGATGCTAGTCAAGGTTATATCCCGAAGAAGACGCAGCGCATGAAGGGGCTAACCCGGCACACGAAGCTGGTGACGCCGAGGGACAATCT GCGGGTGAGGACACTGTACGCGTGTCTGGCGGAGAACGACGGAGAGCTGTCGTTTGAGCCGAACCAAATCATTACCAACG TGAAACGTTCCAACGAACCCGGGTGGCTCGAGGGCACCCTGAACGGCAAATCTGGCCTAATACCGGAAAACTATGTCGAGGTACTAAAGTAA
- the LOC120421350 gene encoding rho GTPase-activating protein Graf isoform X3, protein MLEREYLQESLSYVLGIQEVQERIKFEFVEIILRFISDWLVFYHLGHEVAEDAKDYLSDLQLKVQKTRENFDETRQKAQELKHRYMESKMKPESEYTKQGYLFLMEKSKIKAFTATWSKYYCTYKKQSKKFSMLQFNQISGRSQSSTEVLTLASCTRRLSEFEKRYCFDLIFEERPAITYTFQALSEEDRKAWLNAMDGKEPTYLAPATNHNEDGHLDEVGFAFVRKCIEVLERRGLEEEGLYRIGGVSTKITKLLNMGLDRKKTEKDRLMFFNDEQSSDVLESKTIASALKHYLRNLNEPLMTFRLHHSFISSAKQETRQGRLSDVHQLIHRLPKNHFEMLDIVIRHLKSVALKSDKNKMSVFNLGVVFGPTLLRSAEETVAAILDIKFNNVVIEILIDNYDKIFKTQPGKSTDYLPHTNTSPPLAMQRSYAGIGSGGGGGGGGLSIVGGSYAKERSATYSQPVVRVVAKSNYTEPVMSSSLQNISNGLSLYSKGTNHYPTYEAKPKIISSINSSTPSLLRDTTLSPREISIDTRESTYLKSAPSTITINSHNSPPPPGHNHQQLVRQDGGGGGGGGGGGGGGGGNNPIYQSTYQSHLLHSRGDPSAMIRGGSAGSDSIYGATTGMHKLGGHPNPMTSSDSNLTSTRKELSIYDRINSTSSSNESVCSSSSRDLNHSYGSSRAVMPSWEYAGSGNGSIGLVSSALSKFNIQRDDASQGYIPKKTQRMKGLTRHTKLVTPRDNLRVRTLYACLAENDGELSFEPNQIITNVKRSNEPGWLEGTLNGKSGLIPENYVEVLK, encoded by the exons ATGCTAGAGAGAGAATACCTGCAGGAGTCCCTCAGTTATGTTCTGGGCATACAGGAAGTGCAGGAAAGGATAAAGTTCGAGTTTGtggaaataattttaa GATTCATTTCCGACTGGCTGGTGTTTTACCATCTCGGCCATGAAGTAGCGGAAGATGCCAAAGACTACCTATCAGATCTCCAACTTAAAGTGCAAAAG ACGAGGGAAAACTTTGATGAAACTCGGCAGAAGGCGCAGGAGCTAAAACACAGATACATGGAGAGTAAAATGAAACCAGAGAGCGAGTACACCAAACAGGGCTACCTGTTTCTTATGGAAAAGAGTAAGATTA AGGCATTCACGGCAACATGGTCCAAATACTACTGTACGTACAAAAAGCAGAGCAAAAAGTTCTCCATGCTGCAGTTCAACCAAATATCGGGTCGATCG CAATCGTCAACGGAAGTGCTAACGTTGGCCTCGTGCACGCGCCGGCTGTCGGAGTTTGAGAAGCGGTACTGCTTCGACCTGATCTTCGAGGAGCGACCGGCGATCACGTACACGTTTCAGGCGCTCAGCGAGGAGGATCGCAAGGCGTGGCTGAACGCCATGGACGGCAAGGAACCG ACATACCTAGCCCCAGCGACAAATCACAACGAGGATGGTCATCTGGACGAGGTCGGGTTCGCGTTCGTACGCAAGTGTATTGAAGTGCTGGAGCGGCGGGGGTTGGAGGAGGAG GGTTTGTACCGGATCGGCGGCGTGAGTACAAAGATAACAAAGTTATTGAACATGGGACTAGATAGGAAAAAGACTGAGAAGGAtagattgatgttttttaatgaCGAGCAAAGCTCGGATGTATTAGAGAGTAAGACGATAGCAAGTGCACTGAAGCATTATTTAAGAAACCTGAACGAGCCGCTGATGACGTTTCGGTTGCACCACTCGTTCATCTCGTCGGCAA AGCAAGAGACGCGACAGGGTCGCTTGAGCGATGTTCACCAGCTGATACACAGGTTACCGAAGAACCACTTTGAAATGCTGGACATTGTCATCAGGCATCTGAAGTC CGTGGCCCTCAAGTCGGACAAGAACAAGATGTCCGTGTTCAACCTGGGCGTCGTGTTCGGGCCAACGCTGCTGCGCTCCGCGGAGGAAACCGTCGCTGCCATATTAGACATCAAGTTCAACAACGTTGTGATAGAGATCCTGATTGATAACTAcgacaaaatcttcaaaacgcAGCCGGGCAAGAGCACGGACTATTT GCCCCACACAAACACGAGCCCACCGTTAGCGATGCAGCGATCGTACGCCGGAATCGGcagcggaggaggaggaggtggcgGCGGCCTCAGTATCGTCGGCGGGAGCTATGCCAAAGAACGCAGCGCTACTTATTCCCAGCCCGTGGTGCGGGTCGTTGCCAAGTCAAATTACACCGAGCCGGTTATGTCGTCGAGCCTGCAGAACATCTCCAACGGGCTGTCGCTGTACAGCAAAGGAACCAATCACTATCCCACCTACGAGGCGAAACCGAAGATCATCTCGTCGATCAACAGTTCCACGCCGTCGCTGTTGCGCGACACGACGCTGTCCCCGCGGGAAATTAGCATAGACACGCGGGAGAGCACGTACCTCAAGTCGGCACCCTCCACGATCACCATCAACAGCCACAACAGTCCACCACCGCCTGGTCACAATCACCAGCAGTTGGTGAGGCAGGATGGcgggggaggaggaggaggtggggGAGGGGGTGGAGGCGGCGGCGGTAACAATCCGATCTATCAAAGTACCTACCAGAGTCACCTGCTGCACAGTCGGGGCGACCCGTCGGCGATGATCCGCGGCGGGAGTGCCGGATCGGACAGCATCTACGGTGCCACGACGGGCATGCACAAACTGGGCGGCCATCCGAACCCGATGACCAGCAGTGATTCGAACCTGACCAGCACCCGCAAAGAGCTGTCCATCTACGATCGGATAAACTCCACCAGCAGTTCGAACGAGTCCGTCTGTTCGTCGTCTAGTCGGGATCTGAACCATTCGTACGGCAGCAGTCGGGCGGTGATGCCCAGCTGGGAGTACGCGGGCTCGGGCAACGGAAGCATCGGGTTGGTCAGTAGTGCGCTGAGTAAGTTCAACATTCAACGGGACGATGCTAGTCAAGGTTATATCCCGAAGAAGACGCAGCGCATGAAGGGGCTAACCCGGCACACGAAGCTGGTGACGCCGAGGGACAATCT GCGGGTGAGGACACTGTACGCGTGTCTGGCGGAGAACGACGGAGAGCTGTCGTTTGAGCCGAACCAAATCATTACCAACG TGAAACGTTCCAACGAACCCGGGTGGCTCGAGGGCACCCTGAACGGCAAATCTGGCCTAATACCGGAAAACTATGTCGAGGTACTAAAGTAA
- the LOC120421350 gene encoding rho GTPase-activating protein Graf isoform X2, with product MVIGKLQPLEFTDCLLDSPEFRENLNQHEKELEKTSQQIKRIIKEVKDLLAAAKNLSRAQRTLSKSLNEFNFECIGSTQTDDEQVIADSLKQFSKLISAIEEERDNMLDRAHDQIVGPLEEFRKCHIGGVKENKKKYDKKTAKFCQAQERFLNMSSKKPGSAVVEADASLGMLEREYLQESLSYVLGIQEVQERIKFEFVEIILRFISDWLVFYHLGHEVAEDAKDYLSDLQLKVQKTRENFDETRQKAQELKHRYMESKMKPESEYTKQGYLFLMEKKAFTATWSKYYCTYKKQSKKFSMLQFNQISGRSQSSTEVLTLASCTRRLSEFEKRYCFDLIFEERPAITYTFQALSEEDRKAWLNAMDGKEPTYLAPATNHNEDGHLDEVGFAFVRKCIEVLERRGLEEEGLYRIGGVSTKITKLLNMGLDRKKTEKDRLMFFNDEQSSDVLESKTIASALKHYLRNLNEPLMTFRLHHSFISSAKQETRQGRLSDVHQLIHRLPKNHFEMLDIVIRHLKSVALKSDKNKMSVFNLGVVFGPTLLRSAEETVAAILDIKFNNVVIEILIDNYDKIFKTQPGKSTDYLPHTNTSPPLAMQRSYAGIGSGGGGGGGGLSIVGGSYAKERSATYSQPVVRVVAKSNYTEPVMSSSLQNISNGLSLYSKGTNHYPTYEAKPKIISSINSSTPSLLRDTTLSPREISIDTRESTYLKSAPSTITINSHNSPPPPGHNHQQLVRQDGGGGGGGGGGGGGGGGNNPIYQSTYQSHLLHSRGDPSAMIRGGSAGSDSIYGATTGMHKLGGHPNPMTSSDSNLTSTRKELSIYDRINSTSSSNESVCSSSSRDLNHSYGSSRAVMPSWEYAGSGNGSIGLVSSALSKFNIQRDDASQGYIPKKTQRMKGLTRHTKLVTPRDNLRVRTLYACLAENDGELSFEPNQIITNVKRSNEPGWLEGTLNGKSGLIPENYVEVLK from the exons ATTTGTCCCGGGCACAGCGGACCCTGTCCAAGAGTCTGAACGAGTTCAACTTTGAGTGCATCGGCTCGACCCAAACCGACGACGAGCAGGTGATAGCCGACAGTCTGAAGCAGTTTAGTAAGCTCATATCGGCGATAGAGGAAGAACGTGATAATATG TTGGATCGAGCGCACGATCAAATCGTGGGACCGCTGGAGGAGTTTCGCAAGTGTCATATCGGAGGCGTGAAGGAGAACAAGAAAAAGTACGACAAAAAGACTGCCAAATTTTGCCAGGCGCAAGAAAGGTTCCTTAACATGTCCTCGAAGAAGCCGGGATCGGCCGTCGTGGAG GCAGATGCATCATTAGGAATGCTAGAGAGAGAATACCTGCAGGAGTCCCTCAGTTATGTTCTGGGCATACAGGAAGTGCAGGAAAGGATAAAGTTCGAGTTTGtggaaataattttaa GATTCATTTCCGACTGGCTGGTGTTTTACCATCTCGGCCATGAAGTAGCGGAAGATGCCAAAGACTACCTATCAGATCTCCAACTTAAAGTGCAAAAG ACGAGGGAAAACTTTGATGAAACTCGGCAGAAGGCGCAGGAGCTAAAACACAGATACATGGAGAGTAAAATGAAACCAGAGAGCGAGTACACCAAACAGGGCTACCTGTTTCTTATGGAAAAGA AGGCATTCACGGCAACATGGTCCAAATACTACTGTACGTACAAAAAGCAGAGCAAAAAGTTCTCCATGCTGCAGTTCAACCAAATATCGGGTCGATCG CAATCGTCAACGGAAGTGCTAACGTTGGCCTCGTGCACGCGCCGGCTGTCGGAGTTTGAGAAGCGGTACTGCTTCGACCTGATCTTCGAGGAGCGACCGGCGATCACGTACACGTTTCAGGCGCTCAGCGAGGAGGATCGCAAGGCGTGGCTGAACGCCATGGACGGCAAGGAACCG ACATACCTAGCCCCAGCGACAAATCACAACGAGGATGGTCATCTGGACGAGGTCGGGTTCGCGTTCGTACGCAAGTGTATTGAAGTGCTGGAGCGGCGGGGGTTGGAGGAGGAG GGTTTGTACCGGATCGGCGGCGTGAGTACAAAGATAACAAAGTTATTGAACATGGGACTAGATAGGAAAAAGACTGAGAAGGAtagattgatgttttttaatgaCGAGCAAAGCTCGGATGTATTAGAGAGTAAGACGATAGCAAGTGCACTGAAGCATTATTTAAGAAACCTGAACGAGCCGCTGATGACGTTTCGGTTGCACCACTCGTTCATCTCGTCGGCAA AGCAAGAGACGCGACAGGGTCGCTTGAGCGATGTTCACCAGCTGATACACAGGTTACCGAAGAACCACTTTGAAATGCTGGACATTGTCATCAGGCATCTGAAGTC CGTGGCCCTCAAGTCGGACAAGAACAAGATGTCCGTGTTCAACCTGGGCGTCGTGTTCGGGCCAACGCTGCTGCGCTCCGCGGAGGAAACCGTCGCTGCCATATTAGACATCAAGTTCAACAACGTTGTGATAGAGATCCTGATTGATAACTAcgacaaaatcttcaaaacgcAGCCGGGCAAGAGCACGGACTATTT GCCCCACACAAACACGAGCCCACCGTTAGCGATGCAGCGATCGTACGCCGGAATCGGcagcggaggaggaggaggtggcgGCGGCCTCAGTATCGTCGGCGGGAGCTATGCCAAAGAACGCAGCGCTACTTATTCCCAGCCCGTGGTGCGGGTCGTTGCCAAGTCAAATTACACCGAGCCGGTTATGTCGTCGAGCCTGCAGAACATCTCCAACGGGCTGTCGCTGTACAGCAAAGGAACCAATCACTATCCCACCTACGAGGCGAAACCGAAGATCATCTCGTCGATCAACAGTTCCACGCCGTCGCTGTTGCGCGACACGACGCTGTCCCCGCGGGAAATTAGCATAGACACGCGGGAGAGCACGTACCTCAAGTCGGCACCCTCCACGATCACCATCAACAGCCACAACAGTCCACCACCGCCTGGTCACAATCACCAGCAGTTGGTGAGGCAGGATGGcgggggaggaggaggaggtggggGAGGGGGTGGAGGCGGCGGCGGTAACAATCCGATCTATCAAAGTACCTACCAGAGTCACCTGCTGCACAGTCGGGGCGACCCGTCGGCGATGATCCGCGGCGGGAGTGCCGGATCGGACAGCATCTACGGTGCCACGACGGGCATGCACAAACTGGGCGGCCATCCGAACCCGATGACCAGCAGTGATTCGAACCTGACCAGCACCCGCAAAGAGCTGTCCATCTACGATCGGATAAACTCCACCAGCAGTTCGAACGAGTCCGTCTGTTCGTCGTCTAGTCGGGATCTGAACCATTCGTACGGCAGCAGTCGGGCGGTGATGCCCAGCTGGGAGTACGCGGGCTCGGGCAACGGAAGCATCGGGTTGGTCAGTAGTGCGCTGAGTAAGTTCAACATTCAACGGGACGATGCTAGTCAAGGTTATATCCCGAAGAAGACGCAGCGCATGAAGGGGCTAACCCGGCACACGAAGCTGGTGACGCCGAGGGACAATCT GCGGGTGAGGACACTGTACGCGTGTCTGGCGGAGAACGACGGAGAGCTGTCGTTTGAGCCGAACCAAATCATTACCAACG TGAAACGTTCCAACGAACCCGGGTGGCTCGAGGGCACCCTGAACGGCAAATCTGGCCTAATACCGGAAAACTATGTCGAGGTACTAAAGTAA